Below is a window of Quercus robur chromosome 6, dhQueRobu3.1, whole genome shotgun sequence DNA.
ttgttgtccaatcatagaaaaaagttttgggcCTTAGGCCCATATAGGGGGACCTTTTTGATAAGAAAGCGGAATGGACGGCGATAGGAGCGTGATGAAGTTTGAAAGCCCTACTTGGCCAACCTTATTTTgctatctctctctccctctctctctcatataaatAGTAACTTAAAAACTCTCTCACCCGACCCTCACTTCTCGCTCcgtaaaattcaaaattagccaaaaaaaccacaacacacgcccaaaccccaaaaacccaatctctctctctctctgagcaaaaaacacacacacacaggtaatctttgtctctttctctaaccctaaccctagttttgttttttgtttgctttttctGTTCTCATATTCTTGCTTCGAAAATCAAAAAGCAAAAAGTGAGTGTGTGAGTGAATGAGAAGGAgtttttgatttgttgttttgttttgttgttgttgttgttgtgaatAAGTGAAAGAAAGAGATGGATAGGTACCAGAGAGTGGAGAAGCCAAAGGCGGAGACATCAATAAACGAGAACGAGATTCGAATCACTACGCAAGGCCGAATGAGAAATTACATTACCTATGCCACCACTCTCCTCCAGGtacctccttcttcttcttctttcgctttcgcttttttttttttttcgttttattTGTTGGTTTATGTGTAATTGTAAGCGTTTCCTTTGATTAATTGTGTACTGAAGTTTTATGGACAAAGTTCTAGcaatctctctctattttttgtgttttctagaGCTGATTTTCAAATACTCTGTTCATATCTTTGGATTTTTATGAACTGTTTGAAAGCGCAGCGATTTCTATGAAAGTTTAATTTTAAGGAGAGCCGTTCGCTAAAATTTCTGTGAAATGTTATTGTTGTCAAAAACTTTACTCGAAGATGtagggtttattttttatttttaatttatatatatatatatatatatgttgtaaAACAGCACCTCACTAACTGCGATATGAAATTTTCGCATTATGCCTAGTTTTAAAACTGCAAATTGCCAGTTTTTCCCATGAAATCTCAGGGCTAATCGGGCTCCTAGCCCGTaatttttcacccaaaaaaaaaaaaagagaagaagaagataactcTATTGATGGTATTGGTTGGTTGGGCGttatttttagtatattttaaaaatcacaagatttatttattaaatatgaaTGTATGTATTATAGATCTTATTTGGGGGTGTTATTGGAGTCCCACTAATTAAGGCATTAGGTGGGATTGCACTACTGTTATTATGAATGAGTCTTCCTCTTGCTTTAGAAACAgcccttttttttgggtgttgtatgtgttggcAGTACTTGAATTTGACAGCTCTTTGTGTCCTGGAAGTCATGCAATTGAAGTCACCAACTACTTTTTACAGTATGACACCTTAGTATATGACAGACATGACTAGAAATATACTCTAgcgacatttttttttttcctgttaatCGAGTTATTTCTCTGAGGGattgaaattgtttaattaatttttaatgtgtATACTAAATacatcaacaacaaaaacaaaggcATAGTCTCAAAACTTTGGGTCGGCTATGGATTCTTATAAGACTGATTGGGGTTAGATTTCCAATTTTAAAGTCAAACTTGAAACACACACCCATTTAGTTTTTTTGGTGTTAGGACTGAACAATGACATATGTTGTCTACATGCTAAACTTTTTTAGACTTCCTTGAGTCTTGCCTAACCAGAAGAATGTAGAAATGTTAATTGTTTTGTCACCCATTGAGCTCGACTTCACTTGATTCTGGTTGGAATTTACGTAATCCTTGTTTACCTTACTGTCTTAACTTATGGCTTGTTTTGTAgctaattgaataaaatttttaagaaaactaaTGGTGCAATAGCTGTGTGTCAACCGAAAGGATTGCAGCCTTTAACTTCTTGACCTTGATACTTGATGCTGACTCACGTTTTCTGTGCTGGATTATGGATATACTTACTGTGATTTTGATTCTATGAATTTATTTTGTGAGATTGTTGGAGAAATAATTCATTGGTAATGATGTGCTTTAAATTCATACGATATCTTTACCATACATGGTTATGACTTATTATTTTCCAGATTTGACATGACTTGCTGTTCTATTTTATTACCTgctaaattatgtatttttttcccCCCATAAGAGAAATTTGACTCGAACAACTCACCtttgattttgatgtttttttcTTGTACACTATCGAATTTCTTCTACTCAATTTTGTACTACTCACCcttaagtctctctctctctctctcattatccCATCTTTTTTTGCAGGAGAAAGGGTCCGATGAAATTGTCCTTAAAGCAATGGGCAGAGCAATTAATAAGACTGTGATGATTGCTGAACTAATTAAGGTGGGATGACAGTgctccctccctccctctctctctctctctctctgagaactttttatttatcaattttctCCCCTTTCAGAGAAGGATTGCTGGTCTACATCAAAATACTTCAATTGGATCAACTGATATAACTGACACGTGGGAGCCACTAGAAGAAGGCCTTCTTCCGTATGAAACATTACTCTTTTTTGTTATCAAGTTCATGCAAGTGCTatagttttattatatatgggGACAATTATTTTTCTGTTCTGTTTCAGTCTGGAGACCACTCGTCATGTTTCAATGATCACAATTACTTTTTCAAAGAGGGAGTTGGATACTTCATCCACTGGGTAAGTTTTTTAGGTTTGGATGCCTTTTTGACATCAGGAAAAATCTGTCACCCACACCCCCCATCCGtctcatatttttaatttttcaatgtttcttGGTGCATTAGATTATACATATGTATATTTGGTTCTGTAGTTGAAATTATACATATTGTTAAGAGTTAAGATACAGATCATTTTAGATTCTTACAAATGCATTAAGTTACCTGAGCTTGGCTCAAGATAACCAGTTAAAAGTCTCGTTCAACACTAGTTTGTGAGTTAAATCCGAGCTCTATAATTTTAGCTCATTGGTTTTTAATTCTAGTTCAACCTACTTGATGAACTCAACAAACTCAATCTATCTCCGATCTAGTCACTTTTTTTTAGCTGAGCCACAGCAACAGACTGCTGCCTGGTGTGGCTCATTAATGCATTAAAACTTTCAGGATAAAGATTAAGATATATCTTATCCTCTGTTTTGAATATTTGTAAtgtgttgtaacttgtaagtgtTACATTTatacaacaataacaaacaGGCCTTAAAACTTTAGGTTTGACTATTTATCCTCAATAGACTAATTGGGGTCAGCCACATGTCAAAAGTGTTACTTTGCATGAAAGAAATTGCACTCATTTTTTTGGTGGTATGTAGATAGAccatgtttatattttatttctctttaaaaaagaaaagaaaagacaaacaaaGTTACTATGTTGGAGGAgagttacaaaatttattggaaTGATATAACTTTGATGGCACGCACGGCCATTCCTTGTGGGTAGcatgtatattatattttattgccGTGTGAAAAAAGACTTTACCAAGAGGACACAATCATACTAGACAATGGTGTTGCATGTGATAGCCTCCGAAACATGAGAAGCAATTAAAGAACCATGTATCTGCCGTATCAGTATATAGTTTATCTGCTTCTTAGTCAGTTTCATCTAAGTTGACCTACAATGTATAATTTGAAACGAACTTTTATGGTGCCTGAATACAATTTTACTCATAATGGTCTGAAATACTACTTTGTTTTGAATTCAAAGAAACACTATAATGTAAACTGGAAATGTTGAACCGCATTTGAAATGTTGTTGCCATTTGGAATATGGTTTTATTGTATAATTCTAATTGTAATTTCCTGGATAGTGCTAAATTTAGGTTTATCTGCTTTTATGCAGATACCAGCCTCCTCTTCCAGATGATCAAGTGAAACCATTAAATGAATATGAAGATGAAGGAGGTGATGAGATAGTTtctaccttttttatttatttttgcaggATGTGTTTATAGTTTCAAGTCCTTTGATGCTGTTACGGATGTAGttaaatttataatctttaattTGATGTAATGCAGAGGGCTCACCTAGGATGCGAGGCAGGGGACGCGGTCGTGGAAGGGGTTGGGGCAGGGGTAGGGGTAGAGGTAGAGGTATACCACTGCTCATTATTGGAGTCACATGTGTGTCTTTAGCTGGCAAATGATTTTAGTTGTTATAGTTgttttatcacaatataaaagtattaataaaaaaaatgagctATTTTCCTTGAACTGTATCCTTGTTTTTGAAACAGCCTtccacacacatgcacacacaaaaacaactttaaCTTTGTGTTGCACATGGCATTTGTTTGGACATATGATGCATACAGATTTTGGCTTTAGACTTTATTTCAGGCTTTCTTTAGGTTTTTCTAAAGTTATAACTTCAAAAATGTTCTTGAATAAGAATTAAATACTCTGGATGATCAACTGGAACGTGCTGTTTGAGTTGACTGTTATAATTCATATTGAACTCTGAAGACTATGACAAGTTGGTAAAGTTTCTTGTTGGTTGTGATGTGTTTCATTTTATTGCATGCAGGATATTATAATGGGCCTGGGGAGTATAATAATGGGGATGGGTGGGATGGTGGACGTAGTTTCGGTGGCAGAGGTCGTGGCCGTGCAAGAGGCCGTTTTTACCAGGGTCGAGGACGAGGATATGGAGGCCAGTCAGGTGGATATGGCCAAGCGGGTGGATATGGTCAGTCAGGTGGATATGGTCAGTCGGGTGGATACGGCCAGTCAGGTGGATACTATGACTATGGTGAATCAGAGGCACCACTTGCCCAAGGACGTGGTAAGCATGCAGAATAGTCAGTTTTAACCTcctgtttattttattctccCTTTTCCGGCAATCTTGATAAAAGCTATAATTCATGCATAAGTTGCACTGTATTTTCACATGAGAGATCCAATGATAACATTTGGAGGATGAGATTCGTTTcttgaatattattattgtagcTGAAGAAAAAGGTCCCTATTTTTGGTTGGGGCAGGGGGTTGTGTATTTCAGctgttctttctttcctttgggTATATATGCTAGCCAATCACTCATTAATGTCATTGTTTGTTTGATGTTTAAATCATGATGCAGTGTCTGTTAAAGCCATTATAGCTTTTGTAATTAAGATGCTTTATGCTAAATGTTTATCAAaattagcattttttatttttggtgtctTAAAATATAGATGATtagaaaaaaattctataattataaatattttggaaattaaatctaaataacAGAGCTGAGATTTGAGGTCTAATTGAAAGGGAAACTTTCAAAACCTTGGTCACTCAAATGGCAGTTCTCAGTAACAACTTGTGGACAATAggattttcattattattagttaataagCAACTCATACAATTCAAGTGATAAAGGCAACATAGAGCCCCCTGCTAAAAGAGCACATATGGTGTGgttcattttcttatttaacCTGCTCTGTTTAAATTCCCCTTTGCTGGGTATAACTTGCCGATTGctctttaaatttgttatttgttactTGTTACATTTTTGGTTAATGGAATTTTGCTGCGAGTACTCTGGTAATACATGTGTGGTGGTTTTGCAGGGCGTGGTCGTGGCAGGGGAAGGGGTCGTGGACGTGGTCGTAATCCTAGATCAGATGGTCCAGCACAAGCAGCAGCAGCTGGGAATTGAGCAGTGGGTGGTGTTATGCTGCAGAGTTGAAGAACGAGTGGTTGTGTGCTCTGTTTGGATCTTAGTGAAGTTTGCTGATATTTGTGGGCTTTGTATCTTGTTTCAACTCAAGTATTATGGGCATGCAGTTTTGTTCTTGTAGGTTGTGGACTAGGAATATTTTCGTAGTTATTGCTGGCcaagattttataaaaaaggttgtacatttttttttcctggataGGAATTATAGCAGTACATTCTTTCATTCTTAAGTTCAATAGATATTGCAAGCTAAACTTACTAGAGAACTgagttgccaaaaaaaaaaaaaaacgtcacTAGAGAACTGGGTTTTTATGGTTCTTGATTCAAAACTTTTATGTAATTGATGCCTAATATGTTTGATTGCCTTAAACAGCTTTCCTTTTCCCAATTGGATTTGGTTTGGAAAGATTGCAACTCCATCCAATAGTAATTTTATTCTTCTGTCGGAGGCatgttgaaaattttcatctaaaagtgatgttttaaaaatagctTGTCACATTAACTAGTTGTGAAAAAAGTTGTCTTGAATTGAATGATACATAAGATTCTGGTATTTGCATAGCTTTGGTACTTGAAGAAAGTCGAGGCATTTAactgcatttatgtggaaatgATAAGTGGATCGAagatgcttaaaaaaaaaaaaatctgttcatAATTGAATAAGACAACGAcagcaccatttttttttttttttttttttttttttgagaaaacaaggACAGCACCAATTGGTGCTATATTTATTTGTGTtcgttattattatttaaataagccATCATGCACCAAGAGAAAGGTATGcacatttaaatatatagaattACATTCTGATTCTCTGAGAGATATTGAGAATTCTACTGACTTAATCATTGGAGAACCATTGGCTAATGCCACTCTAAAGACCAATTTTTGCATGATCAAGCAACGCTTAGTTTTGCATTATTAGTGCCTCattatttttgaactaaaacaTTTTGGCTAATTGAGACCTCTCTCATGGTTATATAATGTACAAATTTTACGAGTCTAACTCAAATCTACAAGCTTTGCAATTCAGTTCATCATGGAATTTCTTCTCAAGCCCTTGCTTAATAGGGGCCAAACCAACTAATTCATTCACATTGGCTTTAAACGCAACCAAATCACTAATAGGATGAACCAGTAACTCACAAACACCAAGGTAAAATTCATATGTTATCACCAATAGTGATATTTGATGTACTTCTACCAGTAGCTATTCATAGTCACACACTACAAATTAAATAGTACATGACACATAAATAAGGACATTTATGTTATTCATTCAAGCTAGAACAGATTTGAAGCCAAATGTATGGCTAATTGGCAATTATATAGGATCatcaattattaaatttacaGAAACCTAAGTTTTAGTAAAATGTATTTTGTGAATTGAGTTACCCGGAACTTCAAGTACATTTTTTTAGTACAAATACTTGATAACTCTAAAGTAATTGAAGACAGATTAATACAAAAATGGATAATGCAAAGGattgataattttaaaaaagtttggGCTATTTAAATCAAATTGACGATAGATTGGTTTTTGATGCTCGATCAATACAGTCAAGACATTATTACTTAGATATCCACTTCCTCTTGAAgcaaacaagagaaaaaaaaatttcatcaaaaaacaagaaatatatatatatatatatatatttcctctATCCCAAATTGTTTGGCCTAGTTAGAAAAATCTAATTATTTAGAGAAACATCATTAATTGCCtcatctctttaaaaaaaaagttagaaattccctaaaatacccttaaacaaatttatcaaaaaattatttaagaaaaaaaaaaattctaatattgGTGCCTACTGCCAAGCAACTTTCAAAGTTATTGTAGATTTCAAATTCTCTAAGTGTACTACTCTTAAAATTTGCAAACctatattcaaattcaaattctataGCCACCAAGCCTAATCCAAATTCAATCTTTATctttaaatcaaattttaaaacggTAGATTAGAAACTCTACTGGTGGCAAACCAATAGCTTTAGtggatttcaaaatttaggtttttaattaaaaaaaaaatgctctcaCAAATAAATTAACGGCATAAGGGGaatgttaataaattaatggtgtttgacttttcaaataagACATAGTTTTGGGACATCCTAAAATGGAATAAAGGCCAAACAATTGGGAATAGAGAGAgtataaatatatgtgtgtatcTAATACTCTGATCTCAACTATCAAAGTTGTTTGGTGGAATTGGTTCAGTCAAATTTGTATTTGTCAATCTATCTTAATATTCATAAAGTAGACTTGTCATCTTCAATCCTGAATGAATTACTTTCAGCCCTAGTTTCCTCTTAAAATATCAAAGTTAGTTTGGATGTGCTTAAATAATTGcttatttgttgaaagtatgataataataataataataaaaaaagggaggGAGTGGagttttctttttgtgagtGGGACTTGCCAAACTCGCTAAAGCAAATTTCGTTCTTGTCAAATTTTTATCTGAATGCAAAGTCTTTAATCATGGAGGGCTTGTATGAGTTTTGAGACTGAAAATTTGGTCTCAACTCACTATAGTTCTTACCAAGCTGCCACTCTATTGCTCAAACATCTCCCAATATGGTGGTGGATCAGTTGACATAGTTGTGGAACTCATTCATTTAATACCTAAGTTACAAGTAATTATTAACCACCCCCCCCCTccccaccacacacacacacacacacaattaagGTATTACTTTTCTTCAATACGTGCTCCTGCGGCCTGCCTGgcaatatcttcttttttttttttttttttttttttttttttttttttcttatgaattTTATAGGCAATAATGCTTTTCTACCATATAATGGGTTTTCAGCCTGCTATTTCTTAAATCATTTTTGACCATTCTAGCTGTTGAAGTTTTGTTCTTCTATGATGAGTGATTGTCCCCGAGGTAAAAGTATACCATTAGACTGAAACCTACTGGTCATTGGGTAAGGCAGCACTTGGATGCCCCATCAAAAAAGAAGAGTTCATTTTGTTTCTGATAGCATTTGAAGGCACAAAAGCAGAACCAACGTTACCAACTATTTCTGGTTTAGTTTATAGTGAGTATTGACATATCATGATTGGTCTTGATCTCTAGTCAACTTTGTATAGGCTTTACTGGCAGGAGGGTTGTCTGACCTTAGAGATTGCTTACTTTGAACtgatattttagaaaaatatatagttaaGCGATGTTCTTACATGGCAATTTAGGAGTTGCCAGAGATGATTTTATACTTATGAGAAAAATTTCCTGTCTTGAATGAACATAGAACACAATGAATTAGTTATTAGTTGACTCTACTATGCATTAATTGGTACATTATATATAGTGATCTTACGCTCTCATTTAAGCTTGCTGCCCTTTCAGTTATAAATGCTTCCTTCTGTAATATTTTCATTGACGGATTTCCTCTGATTTTCTCTCAGGCCAAAGGCAATGGAGGTGTTGCACCATCCTCTATTCTGGACTTCTGAGATGAGATTGTCATTTCTTCGGGACACTAGTGACAGAGTAGAATTGGAAGATAGGGAGACTAATTCTGATCTCTTGTAAGTGTTAGAAAGTACCGGAGCAGTGGCTTTGGGTGGGAAATGAGATGAAAAGATGGAGGCTGCATTTATCAATAACATTGGCCATTATAGGTGGTATAAATTTGATAGTGTTCGAGACTTACTGCGTGTCACGCAAAACAAGTTGAACCATTATAGGGAACTTCCCAAAGAAATTCAGGCATTTTTCTTGGGCTTGGAAAAGTGAAAGGTTTCATGGATCATGGATGCATGAGTATAAAGCAATTGTTTCGTTGAACTAAGCAGCTTTAGTACTGATAGCTTATTTTGATATGATCTAATCCAAATATAAAATGGATTGGAAAATTTAAGCCTGACCCTTTGAAACAACCATCAACCTAAATCTAAAACCATATGCGTGTTTGGTTGTGCATAAACAAGGCTCCTGTTTCTGGGGAGTCTTACGGTCTTACCCCCCAATTTTGGAGAGGTTGATTATCACAACTTGAATTCTCATGTATTTAAATGGAACAAAAGGGTAGGATAAAGGACCCATAAAGGTCAACCTGAATTTAGTCTGTTTATGAGCGAACTTGTATAGAGGCTAACTATTATTCTAGGATGGATTGGGGGATTTGATAGTCCACTTGGAAACTGCTGTTGTTAGGCTCTTTGACCTCACTTTTAGCCTTAGTTACTTCGACTGTTGACAGATTTATAATTATACTAATTTTTAAGCAGTTACTAAtgaattcaatttttaaaagtaGTTTTCAGTGTGATCTTCTTGTCAACACAAAAGCTCTATTTAGCtatatgtaataatatatttttataggtatatttatctaaaaatatgtttatatagCCTTGAAATTGGATTGTATAAATTTGTCAATAGGTTTatatgatattaaattattatttgtagatTATTGATGAGGTaaaacaattttgattttatttgtagattatTATATAGTCTATTTgtagtaaaaatttataaaattatgaagaGGTAAAACAATTTAGTCATAATTTCAcagtatataagaaaaaattaagttaatcaAGTAGCTCTTGAACAAATTAGAGCTTGCTCAACAAAAAAATGAGCCAAGcttgaatataaaattttgtttagtgATAAGTTGAACTCGATTTatgttcaaaaaataaattaaatgaacaaGTTGAACTTTTAATATTATGCTTGAACCTAACAAACTTGATGTTATTATCTAATAATGTATGTACAGTTCTCTCTAGGAGACTTGAATCCTAGCCCTAGCCCTAGCCCTCACACCCCACATGTCACGCCCCATACCCAACTATAAAGATAGACACGTGACAACGACTGCACTCTTATAAAGTAAGTACCCTACAAGTGTGCAAGGCTTTCTTAgtaactaaaatttatcctcaaaatcatatcaaataaatccaaaataccacaacaatttctttataaatagatctccaataattCAAAAGGAACAAAATTCAAACCTCATGTACACAATGCCAATTGGCCAAAAGATATAAGACTATTACAGGACCATCTAATCCCAAAATCGCTAAGCTTCTTTCATGCTCACAACACAACAGAAAACTCTCAAAACTTGCTATTCTTCACAATTTGAAACTGGAGGGGGAAAAGgggggtgagttgacaactcaataagtaactaAAATCCTAAGTTCTATCAAGCAAatagatttgtaaaataataagttgtacatagattgaatattttaatcttacaaatatatcatagatggattagaaaataatcagTTTTCCATATACCAAAAGCTGTAATttacaataggttccaaaaacacataagtaGTTTTAAGGACtttaaaatagttcaaatacttAAACATacttcatattcttaacaatctttatgactatggtcacgtTATATCCCCGTGATTGGGCATCAGATTCAGATGAAACTAGTTTTGTTCTAATGTATATCTCCCATTAGCTGGGTCCAGAAACACGATAGGCTCGTGATGCCCCAGATAGAACTAGTttcaataccaatgaataacccccattggcttggtatcagagtaccaatgaataactccCATTGGTTGGGTATCAGAGTCAAAATATATTCAGATtgtccaaaatcatatatatcaaattgTAGTTCAAACATGAATATATCTcatttaaatacatatatacatacatatatataaaattctatATTCAGTagtcaaatatatttgtgataattctttattctttactttaaatcaatgtagctaaaacaattaaataaaattgtaacaattataaacaaaattcaATAGTTAAAATACAGTagtataagcaaaataaaatcaaatcgGATAAGGTTACTTACATCAATCCAAAGCCTATTCAAAATCCTTGTAGTTTCCCAAGACAATCCAATGTAAACCTTTTAGCAAACCAAATAAAGAATTTACTCCAAACAAGTTTGTCACTTAGATCCTTGGACCTCAAATCTCAATGCCATCTAACACCATAGAGACAACAAAGCAAAGATGCCTTACACATGAAAAGACTAAGTCCTTAgaaatcttcaaataattggtattggtttcattttttatctaCCAATAAGGACCCTTACATGACAAGTCAGTAATGCCCATAATGGCCAACAAACATCTAGTTACGCTGCCCTTAATAAGAATCATGGGATAAAAGTGTAGTGCTTTTAGTGGTGAAATTTTGCTTAACTGGATGCGTATGGGTTGGCttcttagagcattcccatttAACAACTCAAAacactacttttttatttatttatttattttaacacttCACTTTATATTATACCCAACATCAAacatcttatattttttaacacttcattaaaatattacttttcttattattattattattacttttatattGTCAAtgcatctctttctctttctttcttcctctctctttctctgtgtaTATCTTTTCTCCCAAACAAAAACACCCAACCTATCACTCATGGCCACCGCCAGCCACAACCATTATCAGAAAACCCAAGTTACCGCCCACCATAAAAAAACCCAAGCCATTGCAAAACTGAAATCCACTGCCCTTACCACCCAGTGTCGGCTGAACAgtggagcaaaaaatgcaatcgcctaaggccccaagtaaaaaaaagaccccc
It encodes the following:
- the LOC126733296 gene encoding glycine-rich cell wall structural protein 2-like, encoding MDRYQRVEKPKAETSINENEIRITTQGRMRNYITYATTLLQEKGSDEIVLKAMGRAINKTVMIAELIKRRIAGLHQNTSIGSTDITDTWEPLEEGLLPLETTRHVSMITITFSKRELDTSSTGYQPPLPDDQVKPLNEYEDEGEGSPRMRGRGRGRGRGWGRGRGRGRGYYNGPGEYNNGDGWDGGRSFGGRGRGRARGRFYQGRGRGYGGQSGGYGQAGGYGQSGGYGQSGGYGQSGGYYDYGESEAPLAQGRGRGRGRGRGRGRGRNPRSDGPAQAAAAGN